The segment CGATTTCCAGGATCGCCGAGGCGGGATCGTCCAGTTCGCTGCTGACTTCGTTGTTGAGGGTGCCGAACTGCTTGAGTAGTTCGCGCATGTGGCGGGCACCGCCACCGGAGGCCGCCTGGTAGGTCATGGAGGTACCCCACTCGACCAGGTTGTTCTTGAACAGGCCGCCGAGGCCCATGAGCATGCAGGAGACCGTGCAATTGCCGCCAATGTAGTCCTTCACGCCGGCAGACAGGCCAGCGTCGATGACATCGCGGTTGATGGGGTCCAGCACAATGATGGAGTCGTCGTTCATGCGCAACGTGGATGCTGCATCGATCCAGAGCCCGTCCCAGCCACGGCCACGGAGCTCGCCGTGGACCTGCTTGGTGTAGTCGCCGCCTTGGGCAGTGACGATGATCGGCAGCTTGGCAAGCGTCTCAAGATCGAACGCGTTCTCGAGCTTGCCCGTACTGCCTTCCGCTGTTCCAGCGAATGACGGCGAGGCACCTCCCGCGTTTGAGGTGGAGAAAAATACCGGGTTGATGTTGGCGAAGTCGCCTTCGTCCTGCATGCGCTGCATCAGGACGGAGCCGACCATGCCACGCCAACCGACCAGTCCAACGGACGGATTAGCTGCTGTAGTCATTGAACTAGTTTAGGCTTTCGCTGCTCCCGGCCGCTCTCGGTTACGTCACGGGGACCCAACTGACTCGCAGTTGTTGTCGTTTTGAGGGCTCATAACGACAACAACTGCGAGTTACTTGGGAAAGTTGTCGGGTTCTTGGAGGATCGCCGCTTTGCGGGCGCGAAGTGCGTAGAACGCGCCGAAAGCGAAGACCTGGGTCACCAGCACCAGGACGATGACCCCCATGATCTTGTTGCCGCCCAAGATCATGGTGAGGCCAATGATCGCGGACAGCAGCGCGAAGAGCGGCAACAACATGTAGCCCAGTACGAACAGGGTCTCAGGTTTCTTCAGCATTCTCAGTCTTCCGTCCGGCGCCACGTGGCGATCCGGTAGTTGGTGCCGTTCTTGGAGGTCAGCCAGCCTTCCGCGGGCTGCGTCGCCACAAGATTCCAGGCCTCGCTGAACTCCGGAGCGAAAGTGTCGCCGTCAATGTCCGCATCGATCACGGTGACTACTGCGATATTCGCGATGTCCATGGACTGCCCGTAGATTTCGCCGCCGCCAATGATCCAAACGTTCTGGCCGCCGGGGGCGAACTGGGACTCGAGAAGGGCGGCGTCAAGGGAGGAGACGACGACGGCGCCGCTCGCTTCGGGCGAGTCCGCCCAGTTCTGTTGCCGGGTCACCACGATATTGGTTCGGCCCGGCAGGGGACGGTACTTTGCAGGGAACGACTCCCAGGTCTTGCGGCCCATGATGACCGGATGCCCGGTTGTTAGCGTGCTGAAGTGCTTCAAGTCTTCGGGGACGTGCCACGGCATGGTCCCGCCCTTGCCGATAACGCCGTTACCGGTCTGTGCCCACACCAAACCGATACCGTTGATTGCTTCCGCGGTCTCACCGGAGGACGCCGACTCCGGGGGAGTTTCGAGAGTGCTCATACTGCCACTGGTGCCTTGATAGAGGGATGGTGCCGGTACCCGACCACGTCGAAATCCTCGAAGGCGTAGTCGAAAATCGAGGAAGGCTTGCGGTTGATGCGCAACTGAGGGTACTCGTAGGGTTCCCGGGAAAGCTGCTCCGTGACTTGCTCGACGTGGTTGTCGTAGACGTGGACATCCCCGCCGGTCCAGACGAAGTCGCCAAGCTCAAGACCCAGCTGCTGGGCCACCATGCAGGTCAGCAATGCGTAGGAGGCGATATTGAAGGGGACGCCCAGGAACATGTCGGCGGAACGCTGGTACAACTGGCACGATAATCTGCCGTCGGCAACGTAGAACTGGAAGAACGCGTGGCACGGCGGCAAGGCCATGTCCTTGATCTCGGATACGTTCCATGCCGAGACGATGTGTCGTCGGGAGTCCGGGTTGGCGGCCAGGTTCTTCATGAGTTCGGCGATCTGGTCAATGTGCCCGCCGTCGGGTGTTGGCCAACTGCGCCACTGCACCCCGTACACCGGACCAAGCTCCCCATCGGCATCTGCCCATTCATCCCAGATGGTGACGCCCTGCTCCTGGAGCCACTTCACGTTGGATTCGCCGCGGAGGAACCACAAGAGTTCCAGCGCCAGCGATTTGAAGTGCACTCGCTTCGTCGTCATGAGCGGGAAACCCTGGCCCAGATCGAAGCGCAGCTGGCGGCCGAAAACGCTCCGCGTGCCGGTACCCGTGCGGTCCGACTTGTGCGTGCCGTTGGCCATGACGTCACGCAGGAGGTCTTCATAGGGGGTTGGGATGCTCACGCAACCAGCTTACTGGAGTCAGTCGTCGAAGGGCTTGATCTGTTCCACAGCTACCACCCGATGGCCGTTTCCATGGGCCACATGGCACACGATCATCTCGCCGGGGGCCAAGTACGGATCTTGCGCAGGCAGGGCCTCGCGAAGCTCCGGGCCCATGTGCTCGCCGAGTGTCTTGAAGATGGTGGGGAGTGCCGGCCTGTGGGTGCACAAGGCAACTCCCCGCTGCTTGTCGAACAAGCCGTCGATGACGGCGGACGTCTTCTTGGGACTCCGCTGGTGATGGTGCTCCGTCAAGGCCTCCACGAGTTTCACCTTGGCCCCGGCCGCCTTGGCGTACGGGGCGATGGTGGAAACGCACCGTGCCCAAGGGCTGCTCACGATCCGGAGGGGCTTCCACACACCCAGCAGCCGTTCCACCGCGAGGGCTTGTCGCAGGCCCGTCACTGCCAGAGGGCGGCTGCCCTCGGCTTTGGTCCAGGAGGACCGTGGCTTGGCTTTGGCGTGGCGCACCAGAATCAGGGGCCAGGTCTCCAACTCATCGTTCAGGTGCGCCTTAGCCAGTGCCTGAAGCGGGGCTACATCGGTGGGGTTGCTCAGGAACCGTCCGGCTTTATCCGGAACTGCCCACATGTAGGCGTCCACTTCCTGACCGTCGGGTTTGATGGTGGATCCGTTGACCTGGGTCGCCCAGTAGTGAACGACCTTCAACCCCGCCGCCACATGGTAATGGGTCGGAGGAAGGGGGATCCCCAAGACAGCCTCGAGGCCGATTTCTTCCCGGGTCTCCCGGACGGCGCACTCCGGGATGGTTTCCCCGGCGTCGAGCTTGCCCTTGGGCCAGGACCAATCGTCATACTTGGGCCGATGGATCAGCAGGACCTCGAGGGCACCCTTGGTGACGCGCCAGGGAACAACCCCGGCGGCCGTGACGGCGATCGGTTCCCCGGGATGGTCGGTTTGGTCCGCAACAGGTGTATCGCTCTTCACCTTTCGCTGCCTACCGCCGGGCAACTGCACGTTGGCGGGACCGGGAGGCAAGAAGCCATGACTGTATGTCCAGCAGCGGCGTGCCGTCTTCGGCCTGGTGGAACCTGGTCCAGTGACCTTGGTTGTCCAGATGCCAGCTGGCCGTGCCCGGGTCCATGTAACGGCGCAGCAAGTCCACGACATCGGCGGTGTCTTCGCGGCTGGCGAGCTGCACCAGTGCTTCGACCCGCCGGTCGAGGTTGCGGTGCATCATGTCCGCGGAGCCGATGTACACCACGGGATCGTTGGCGTTGGCGAAGGCAAACACGCGCGAGTGCTCCAGGAAACGGCCCAGAATCGAGCGGACTGTGATGTTTTCGCTCAGTCCGGGTACTCCGGGACGCAGCGAGCAGATGCCACGCACTATGACATCCACCTTGACGCCCGCCTGCGACGCCCGGTAGAGGGCGTCGATGATGGCCTCGTCCACCATGGAGTTCACCTTGATTTGAACCCTGGCGGCGATTCCCGCGCGAGCGTTGCGGATCTCGGTCTCGATCCTGTCGATCAACCCGGAACGCACCGAGCGCGGCGCCACGAGAAGCCGCTTGAAGGTGGACTTGGGCGCATATCCCGAGAGCTGGTTGAAGAGCTTGGACAGGTCCTCGCCCACCTGCTCATTGGAGGTCAGCAGTCCCAGGTCCTCGTAGTAGCGAGCCGTCCGCGGATGGTAGTTGCCCGTGCCGATATGGCAATACCGCCGGAGGCCATCCACTTCCTGGCGCACAACCAGGGACAACTTGCAATGCGTCTTGAGTCCCACGATGCCGTACACCACATGGACGCCGGCCTGTTCCAGCTTGCGGGCCCAGGAGATGTTGGCCTGCTCGTCGAAACGCGCCTTGATTTCAACGAGGGCCAAGACTTGCTTGCCGGCCTCCGCGGCGTCGATCAGGGCGTCGACGATAGGGGAGTCACCGGACGTGCGGTACAGGGTCTGCTTGATGGCCTGGACCTTGGGGTCGGCGGCGGCTTGCTCCAGGAAGGCCTGGACCGACGTCGAGAACGAGTCGTACGGGTGGTGCAGCAGGATGTCGCGGCGACGCATCGCCGCGAAGACGTTCGCGGCTTTGGACGTCTCGGATTCGTTCAAATACCGCGAGGTGTGCGGCACGTGCTTCGGGTAGTGCAGGTCAGCCCGGTCGATTCCGCTGATGACAGACAAGCCACGAAGGTCCAGCGGTGCGGGAACGGAGTAGACCTCGGATTCCTCGACCCCGAGTTCGCGGACCAGGAGGGCGCGGATGTTCGGGTTGATGTCGGTCGTGACCTCGAGCCTGACGGGCGGGCCGAAGCGCCGGCGCAGGAGTTCCTTTTCAAGCGCTTGCAGGAGGTTCTCGGCGTCGTCCTCTTCAACCTCCACGTCCTCGTTGCGGGTCACGCGGAAGCTGTGGTGCTCCATGACTTCCATGCCGGGGAACAGCTTGTCCAGGTGCACCGCGATGACCTCTTCGAGCGCGATGAAGCGCGCCACCCGGCCCGGGACGGCGCCGGCACGCGGGCCGTCGATTGAGATGAGCCGGGGGAGTTGGTCTGGAACCTTGAGCCGCGCGAACAGTTCCTTGTCGCTCACGGGGTTACGGACAATCACGGCCAAGTTCAGGGATAGGCCGGAGATATACGGGAACGGGTGGGCGGGATCGACGGCGAGGGGGGTGAGGATCGGGAAGACCTTCTCGCCGAACATGACGCTCAAGCGGTTCTGGGCCTCGTCGTCGAGCTCGTCCCAGCGCATGAGGTGGATGTGCTCATAGGCCAAGGCGGGCCGGATCTGCTCGGCAAAAACGCGGGCGTGGCGTTCCTGCAGCTTGCGGGCGGCATCGCCGATCTGTTCAAGGACCTCTATGGGACTCAGCCCGGCAGGAGAGGGCACTGCGAGTCCGGTGGCGATGCGGCGCTTCAAACCGGCAACGCGCACCATGAAGAATTCATCCAGGTTCGAGGCAAAGATGGAGAGGAAGTTGACCCTCTCCAGCAGGAAAAGATCCGGATCTTCTGCGAGCTCAAGAACGCGGGAGTTGAAGGCAAGCCAGCTCAGTTCGCGGTCCAGGAAACGGTCCGGCGAGATGTCGCCTTCCGGCTCAAGGGACGGAGCAAATTCAGGGATGTCGATGCGGTCCTGAGTCGCCCGGGCCGCCGGGACTTCGGAGGAGCCGAAGCGGGGAGGCAAGGTTGCGCCCTTGACCTCGGTTTTGGTGGTTCCGACCGGGTCCGGATTCATCGGGCTCTCCTTTGTTCAGAGCGGGTTTGCTTCAACCCTACTAGGATTCCACGTGCCGGAATCCAAGATGTCCTAGCCTTTCAGATGTGCCTTGGTTCCGGTCTATTTCCGGGTCAACGGCGCATACATGACATCAACGTCCCAACGCACGAATCCGAGCTTTTGGTAAAGGGCGACCGCGGCGGTGTTGTCAGCGTCCACGTACAACATCACGGAATGCAGTTCGTGGCCCTGGAGGTATCTGATCCCGGCGACAGTGAGCGCCTTGCCGAGGCCTAATCCTTGGGCCTCGGGGGTCACGCCTACCACGTAGACCTCTCCGATCGCCGGATGCGGCCCTTGCCGCGGGTGAACCTTGGTCCAGTGGAAGCCGAGCAGTTCCCCCTCCTGGTTCACGGCGAGCAGGAAGCCTGCGGGATCAAACCAGTCCTCGGCCATGCGGGCCTCCAGATCGGCCCGGGTCAGGGACCCCTGTTCGGGGTGATGCGCAAAGGCGGCCCTGTTGGCAGCCAGCCAGGCGGACTCGTCCTGTCCCGGCACGAACGCGCGCAGCGAGACTCCCTCAGGCAGGCCGACGTCGGGCAGTTCCGCGCTGGAGGACATGAGCCGCATCTTCCACAGTTCACGCACCGGGCCGTAGCCGTAGCGGGCGGCGAGGTCCGTCGCGGCCTCGTGGTTCCCATGGGACCAGGCGTTCAGCCCTGCGAGTCCGCGGCCGTCCCGGAGGGAGTCCAACAGCCGGCCCGCGGCACCTTGGTTGCGGTAGCTAGGGTGGACCGCCATTTCCAGGACGCCGGTCCCGTCGTCCGCTTCGACCACGACGGCGATTCCCGCCAGATCCTGGCCGCTTGCGGGATCGGACTGCTCGTCGGGGGCATACAGGGCCAGGGTAAGCACTGAGTGGTCGCCGGCATCGGCCCCGCGCAGCATGACCAGGGTCTGTTCGGACAGTGGGGGGTTGCCGTCAGACTCCTCGGCGGCTGCAGCGAGTGACTTGATGTCTCTCAACAACTCACCATCCGAGGCGCCTTTGACGACGAGGACAGGCCAATTCTCCGGGTGCGCAGGACTCATGCTGCAAGGTTATACTTCTGCAGCCGGTTTGGCGGGATGGATTTTGCAGGCACTCCCGTGGCCGTGTAAGGTCTATAACTCGTCCGGCTTTGCGAAGCGGGATGCAAGGGGGATCCACCAGTGGGGTGGCCGCGATACGTTCGACCCGTATGTCCTCCACTCAAGCCGAAAACGGCAAAGAGAAGGCCCGGACTCGGCGAGTCCGGGCCTTCCTGTCTCTCTTGGGGTTTCAAGGACCTAGGCCTCCGAGAGTTCGTCTTCCGGCAAACGGACCAAGGTCAGCCGGTAGCCGACGTTGCGGACCGTGCTGATCAGGTTTTCGTGGTCCACGCCCAGCTTGGCGCGTAGGCGACGGACGTGGACGTCCACGGTACGCGTGCCGCCGTAGTAGTCGTAGCCCCACACCTCGGTGAGGAGCTGCTGGCGGGTGAAGACCCTGCCCGGATGCTGGGCCAGGTACTTCAAGAGCTCGAACTCCTTGAAGGTCAGGTTGAGCGGCTGCCCGTTCACGCGGGCCGTGTAGCTGGCCTCATCGATGATGACCCCGGCCGCGCGGATTTCGGTGTTGGGTTCCTCTTCGCCGGGGACCGCGCGGGCCATGGCCAGGCGAATACGGGCTTCGACCTCAGCCGGCCCCGCCGAATCGAGGACGATGTCGTCAACGGACCACGCAGAAGAAACGGCAGCCATGCCGCCTTCAGTGAGGATGAGCATCAAGGGCGCGCTCAACCCCGTGGCCTTGAGCAGCTGGGTCAGCGAACGTGCCCCGACCAGGTCCTTGCGGGCATCGAGGAATACGACGTCGGTGGGATCGGTTTCCAGCAAGGCCGTCGGCTCTGCCGGAAGGATGTGGACCCGATGGTTCAAGAGCTCCAAGGCAGGCAGGATGTCTACCGACGAGCCGGTGCTGTTCGTCAGGAGCAGGATGTGCGACATAGTTCCTCCAATGGGCGGTCCGCGCATCATCGGGCGTCTGAACCGGGTTTCCACCGGCCGGCAGCTGCTTATGGGGCGTGGTC is part of the Arthrobacter methylotrophus genome and harbors:
- a CDS encoding RNA degradosome polyphosphate kinase, which translates into the protein MNPDPVGTTKTEVKGATLPPRFGSSEVPAARATQDRIDIPEFAPSLEPEGDISPDRFLDRELSWLAFNSRVLELAEDPDLFLLERVNFLSIFASNLDEFFMVRVAGLKRRIATGLAVPSPAGLSPIEVLEQIGDAARKLQERHARVFAEQIRPALAYEHIHLMRWDELDDEAQNRLSVMFGEKVFPILTPLAVDPAHPFPYISGLSLNLAVIVRNPVSDKELFARLKVPDQLPRLISIDGPRAGAVPGRVARFIALEEVIAVHLDKLFPGMEVMEHHSFRVTRNEDVEVEEDDAENLLQALEKELLRRRFGPPVRLEVTTDINPNIRALLVRELGVEESEVYSVPAPLDLRGLSVISGIDRADLHYPKHVPHTSRYLNESETSKAANVFAAMRRRDILLHHPYDSFSTSVQAFLEQAAADPKVQAIKQTLYRTSGDSPIVDALIDAAEAGKQVLALVEIKARFDEQANISWARKLEQAGVHVVYGIVGLKTHCKLSLVVRQEVDGLRRYCHIGTGNYHPRTARYYEDLGLLTSNEQVGEDLSKLFNQLSGYAPKSTFKRLLVAPRSVRSGLIDRIETEIRNARAGIAARVQIKVNSMVDEAIIDALYRASQAGVKVDVIVRGICSLRPGVPGLSENITVRSILGRFLEHSRVFAFANANDPVVYIGSADMMHRNLDRRVEALVQLASREDTADVVDLLRRYMDPGTASWHLDNQGHWTRFHQAEDGTPLLDIQSWLLASRSRQRAVARR
- a CDS encoding NUDIX hydrolase, with amino-acid sequence MKSDTPVADQTDHPGEPIAVTAAGVVPWRVTKGALEVLLIHRPKYDDWSWPKGKLDAGETIPECAVRETREEIGLEAVLGIPLPPTHYHVAAGLKVVHYWATQVNGSTIKPDGQEVDAYMWAVPDKAGRFLSNPTDVAPLQALAKAHLNDELETWPLILVRHAKAKPRSSWTKAEGSRPLAVTGLRQALAVERLLGVWKPLRIVSSPWARCVSTIAPYAKAAGAKVKLVEALTEHHHQRSPKKTSAVIDGLFDKQRGVALCTHRPALPTIFKTLGEHMGPELREALPAQDPYLAPGEMIVCHVAHGNGHRVVAVEQIKPFDD
- a CDS encoding thymidylate synthase, which codes for MSIPTPYEDLLRDVMANGTHKSDRTGTGTRSVFGRQLRFDLGQGFPLMTTKRVHFKSLALELLWFLRGESNVKWLQEQGVTIWDEWADADGELGPVYGVQWRSWPTPDGGHIDQIAELMKNLAANPDSRRHIVSAWNVSEIKDMALPPCHAFFQFYVADGRLSCQLYQRSADMFLGVPFNIASYALLTCMVAQQLGLELGDFVWTGGDVHVYDNHVEQVTEQLSREPYEYPQLRINRKPSSIFDYAFEDFDVVGYRHHPSIKAPVAV
- a CDS encoding response regulator transcription factor; translated protein: MSHILLLTNSTGSSVDILPALELLNHRVHILPAEPTALLETDPTDVVFLDARKDLVGARSLTQLLKATGLSAPLMLILTEGGMAAVSSAWSVDDIVLDSAGPAEVEARIRLAMARAVPGEEEPNTEIRAAGVIIDEASYTARVNGQPLNLTFKEFELLKYLAQHPGRVFTRQQLLTEVWGYDYYGGTRTVDVHVRRLRAKLGVDHENLISTVRNVGYRLTLVRLPEDELSEA
- the mshD gene encoding mycothiol synthase, translating into MSPAHPENWPVLVVKGASDGELLRDIKSLAAAAEESDGNPPLSEQTLVMLRGADAGDHSVLTLALYAPDEQSDPASGQDLAGIAVVVEADDGTGVLEMAVHPSYRNQGAAGRLLDSLRDGRGLAGLNAWSHGNHEAATDLAARYGYGPVRELWKMRLMSSSAELPDVGLPEGVSLRAFVPGQDESAWLAANRAAFAHHPEQGSLTRADLEARMAEDWFDPAGFLLAVNQEGELLGFHWTKVHPRQGPHPAIGEVYVVGVTPEAQGLGLGKALTVAGIRYLQGHELHSVMLYVDADNTAAVALYQKLGFVRWDVDVMYAPLTRK
- a CDS encoding NF038396 family protein; this translates as MLKKPETLFVLGYMLLPLFALLSAIIGLTMILGGNKIMGVIVLVLVTQVFAFGAFYALRARKAAILQEPDNFPK
- a CDS encoding dihydrofolate reductase; translated protein: MSTLETPPESASSGETAEAINGIGLVWAQTGNGVIGKGGTMPWHVPEDLKHFSTLTTGHPVIMGRKTWESFPAKYRPLPGRTNIVVTRQQNWADSPEASGAVVVSSLDAALLESQFAPGGQNVWIIGGGEIYGQSMDIANIAVVTVIDADIDGDTFAPEFSEAWNLVATQPAEGWLTSKNGTNYRIATWRRTED
- the asd gene encoding aspartate-semialdehyde dehydrogenase, which gives rise to MTTAANPSVGLVGWRGMVGSVLMQRMQDEGDFANINPVFFSTSNAGGASPSFAGTAEGSTGKLENAFDLETLAKLPIIVTAQGGDYTKQVHGELRGRGWDGLWIDAASTLRMNDDSIIVLDPINRDVIDAGLSAGVKDYIGGNCTVSCMLMGLGGLFKNNLVEWGTSMTYQAASGGGARHMRELLKQFGTLNNEVSSELDDPASAILEIDRKVLATQRSGVDATQFGVPLAGSLIPWIDADLGNGQSKEEWKAGVETNKILGTGNGKPGKDHVIMDGLCVRIGAMRSHSQALTLKLREDLSVAEIEKLLDADNEWAKVVPNTKEASMSDLTPVAASGTLEIPVGRIRKLEMGPEYISAFTVGDQLLWGAAEPLRRMLKIATGTL